GGCAAACGTAGCAGGAAACGTCCACGGAGGCGAAATTATGAAATTTATGGATACCACAGCCGGTGCGGTGGCTATCCGATATTCAAAGAGCAACTGCGTTACGGCCAGAGTAGACGAGTTGGAATTTCATTTGCCGATTTTCGTAGGAGCGTTGGTAACCTGTACGGCTACTGTGGTCTATGTGGGCCGGACTTCTATGGAAGTTTTTGTAAATGTAGAGGTGGAGGACCTAGAATCCGCCAGCGGACCGCAGAAGGCGTTATCCGCTTATTTCACCATGGTGGCCATGGGCCGAAATGGCAAGCCTCAGAACGTGCCGCCTTATGAACCTGTGACCGAAGACGAAATTCGGGAGCACGATGCGGCTCAGGTTCGGATTGCTGATCGTCAGGCAAAGAAGAAGAAGAAATAGTCAAAGGCTTCGGCGAGGCGGTGCTATCCGAATCGGGTAACAAATGAAAACGGTGATTTTTGAGCTGAATTGGCCAAGACTTCAACGAAAAAATGCGTAAATTGGAAGTGAAACAGTGAATAGCAAACTTCATTTTGAAAAGAGAATTTTAACCATATCCATGGTAGGAAGTATTTTGTTCATGTTGGCAGAAGGAGTGATGGCTTATGTGACACGCTCCAACTCCATTTTGATGGACTGCTTGTTCGACTTTGCAGACCTAATCATGATTGGCCCTTTTCTGCTGCTAATCCCCTTGCTGTATAAACCAGTGACCGAAAAGCGGCCTTATGGGTACTCTCAGGTGGAGTCCCTCTTCGTGATTATCAAGTGCTGCATCCTGCTGGTGATTATCGCCCAGCTGGTGATGTACAGCGTGCAAGTGATTCTCAGAGGCGGCAACCGGGTGGACGGAGGCCTGATTGCCGCTTTTGAAATTGGACTGTCGGCGGGCTGCATTGCGATCTACACGTTGCTGCGGCACTATAACAAGTCCTTTTCTTCCCCGTCCATCAAGGCGGATTTGTACATGTGGCGCATGGACATCATCAGCAGTTTGGGGGTAGGACTGGCCTTTCTAGCCCAAGGGCCCATGAGAGGGACGCCGCTGGCGGGATTTATCCCCTATGTGGACCCACTGGTGGCTATCGCCATGGCGCTGTTTTTCATTGTGGAGCCGGTCAAAATGATGATTGGCGGCATTCGAGATTTGATCCTTTTTGCGCCTGAAGAGCCTATTGTGGAGGAAATTCGTCAGATTATCAACCGACATTTGGAGAATTACCCTTATACTATCAGCTTTCTGGATGTCATACAGACTGGGCGAAAGGCTTGGGTAGAGGTTTACTTGAAGGCAGATGAGGATCAGATTCGCATCAGCCAGCTGCAACAGGCCCACGGTGAGATTAAGCGGGAACTGCGTCAGCACTTTGAGCAAATTTACGTAGAATTGATACCAGATAGTTCGGAGGCTGGCGGGCATTAGGTGCTTGCGGTTTAAGCCACAACGATAATAAGATAATAAAAAGATGAAGAAAATTTGGAGATAGTATAGATGAAGAAAACGTTATACTTGGAATGCTATTCCGGCATCAGTGGAGATATGACTATTGGTGCGCTGTTGGACTTGGGAGCAGACCGGGACCATCTGCAGCAAACCCTGGACAGCTTGTCGGTGGGGGGGTACCACCTGCACTTTGGCCGCACTCAGAAATCCGGTATTGATGCTTACGATTTCAGCGTTCACCTGGAGGAAGTTGGAAATCAGCCCCAGGGTCAGAGCCATGGAATGTCTTTGAGTGGACATGGCCACAAGGGTAAGGAGCATAGCCACGCTCACCCACATAATTCTGTTCAAGGCCAAGGCAGCCAGCACCACGTTCACCGCCACCTAAGCGACATTGAAGCCCTCATCGACGGCATGAAGGCTACTGAACAGGTAAAGCAGTTATCTACAAAAATATTTCACATTGTGGCAGAGGCAGAAGCCGCCGTCCACGGACTGCCGATACAGGAGGTCCACTTTCACGAAGTAGGTGCGATCGATTCCATTGTTGATATCCTTGGTACTGCCATCTGTATCGACAATCTGGCTATCGACCAGGTGATTGTGTCACCGCTGAGGGAGGGACAGGGCTTCGTCCGCTGTGAGCACGGCTTGATGCCGGTACCGGCTCCGGCCACCGCGCGAATTTTGGCTGAACACGGGCTCAAGTTACAGTTGACCGACAATCAAGGCGAAATGGTTACCCCTACGGGAGCGGCCATTGCTGCGGCCCTGGATAGTGGGAAGTCTTTACCCACACATTATCGCATCCAAAAGATTGGTATGGGGGCGGGAAAAAAAGATTTTAAGCAGGCCAACATTCTTCGAGCCATGCTCATTGAAGAGGTGGATGTTCAAGAGCAAGGAGAGGCAGGCTTGGATAAAACCGAGTCCGATCAGATGTGGAAGTTGGAAAGCAATCTGGATGATTGCAGCGGTGAAGCTTTAGGCTTTACCTTGGAACGGCTGATGGAAGCTGGAGCCGCTGATGCGTGGTATACACCCATCTATATGAAGAAAAACAGACCGGCCTACACCCTCCAAGTTCTCTGTGGTGAAGAAAAACGGGCAGAGCTGGAGCATCTGATTTTTTTCCATACCACGACAGTAGGCATCCGCCGGGTAAAGATGGAGCGAACCATCCTGAAACGGGAGATGCGTCAGGTGGAGACCCCCTACGGGCCAGTATCGGTTAAGGTATGCGACCACGGTTCTGCCCAGTACGTTTATCCAGAATACGAAGATTTGCGCCAGATTTGCCTGGAACATCAGAAAAATTACCAGGAAGTGTATCAGGAAGTTCTTCGGTGCAGCAAGGAGCGTTGAGCGCAGAAACAAAGGCTTATAGACTGAGAAGTCAGATACAAATAGTCCAAATTCAGCTAAGCTTAAGAAAGAACAGCTTGAATAATCGGTAGTGAGAAATATCTTCATCCCCCAGCGTATACATTAGATAGGGAGAAGTTCATGATTACCAGCAAAGCAGTTGCAAGTCTTAAGGAGATGCTATGAAAAGGCAGTTAATTGTCATTCTGATATTTTTATTCTTATGTGGTTTGTATGGCTACGGTAAACAAGCATGTTCCAGTACATGGGTAGTCAGCAAGGAAACGTCAAGTCTACAAGCGGATAGTAAAATCGTATTAATAAATACGTATTTGAATTATATTCAAGAGGCTTCGGAGGACTTTTATGGGGAGTATTTCACCATAAGTCCAACCGTAGCCTATTATTATGTTTGGGTAAAGGAAATAAGTTCAGAGCAATCAATCGGCTCCATCACCTTCATTAGTACACCTTTTGTTGGGCCCCATGATACGGTTGGCCTAGATGAAATTTCCTTTACAGCTGATTACACAGGCAAAGTCGAATTAAAGGAATTTAAACATATTAAAAGCTATCCTTTGCCGGAGCATCTAAAGAGTCTGATGAAGCAGCCCATTCCCGGCGAATATGAAAGGTTATAGTTGTGCTTCACTTTGCGTCTGCAATCTTTTTAATCGTATCTTCACGAACAGCCTGTCTTAAAGATTTCAGATAATCGGAGAACTCAACCTTATCATCTGCGTAAGTTAAATTGAGTTCAAATTCTTTTGGAATCCAAGTAGATAAGTGGGACAGGTTGTGCTGGATCAAGGCTTCAAGACTATCGATGGCTTTATAAATTTGAGCCTCAACGGTTTTTCGCACTGCCATTTCCTCATAAAGCTCGCTCATTTCTGTTTCATATTTCTTCGGCAAGGAGTGAATCCAGCTATAGAGCAGCTTTTCTTCGGTCTGCTCATGGCCTTGGTTCTTTTCAAAGGTAGGAATATCTCCCGTAAAACATTCGCCCAAATCGTGAATAATGCACATTCGAATGACCTTATCCATATCGGCTTCAGGAAATTCATCCTTCATAAAGAATGCCATCAATGTCATCATCCAGCTATGTTCTGCCACGCTCTCCTGTCTGCCCTTGGATGTATAGCAATGGCGGGTTGTATCTTTCAGCTTTTCAGCCACCAACAGTGCTTCTAATAATTTTCTTGCTTCCATATTCATTCCTCCTCCTACATTCTGATTTATTTTATTATACTACATACCGGAACAATAATGGAAAGCAGCTTATTGAAAAAGCAGAATTGAAAAACAGCAGAAATCATATAGTGCAGGTTGTCAAAAAAATTTATTTTGACAACCTGCTTAATTGTTAATAAACAGTTAAGAAATAAGCTATATAATATTAAAAACTGTCGGTTAGAATAAGAATATCAAAAGGGGTGCGGGTGCAGAGCTGTCGAAAAGGTTCTCGCCTGAACAAAGTTTAGAGAATAGAAAACAAAACAGGAGGTATTGAGATGAAGAGATTGAAGTTTAAAGGGCGGAAACATGCGGTGACAGCTATCTGCCTGTTGGTGGGCATGTTTGTACTCACCAGTGCCGTCTATGCCAATTATGACGACGCCAGAGGATATACTAATTACAAAGATGCTGTAAAAGACTTGGCATTCTATGAGGATAACTTTGCCGGAAACATGAAGATGGACATAGCAGTAGATGGGGAGACCTATGCTTCTATGAAAGGTGACTTTAAGATAGACGGGAAAGATTATTTCTGGAGCACCAGCAGTGAAGAAGCGGGAGAGAGCGATTCAAAATTTGAAAACACCACGACGGTTCGGGATGGCGTAAGCTACTACTATCTTCCGGAAAGCAACAGCTACCGAGTAACGGAGGAAGAAGGAAACTTTCGGGTAGATACCAGCGATCCAACGGTGAAGAAGAGTATCCGATTTGCAGAACTCTTTGCAGATGCCATGGTGGGAAATCTGAAAAATAACTTTGTGTTGGAATCGAAAGAAGGCGATGAACGCCACTATTCTGTAGATGTATCTGGAAATCAGATTCCAGAGGTGATTAACGCAGGTATTTCTCTGATGTTCACAACTGTCAACAATCAAAGTATGACAGAGGATCCTTATCAGATTACCTTTGAAGATTATCAGAAGTCTTTAGCAGCTTATTACAAAGAGCAAACTGGCGAAGAAATGACTCAGGCGGCATACGATCAGTGGGACAGCAAGATTGAAAAGATTGATACGGATTTTTATGACAAGTATTCCAAAATCCTGGATGCCAAAGGGGGCGGCATTGTCTACGTGAAGATCGATGGATCTTATGAATTGTATAAGACCTATGACGCGTATTACAAAGCGGTGGATGAGAACAGTTTAAATGAGCGGGATATGATGAGAATGTTGGGAGACGACCCGTATATTGATAGCGCCTCTTGCGATTTTACCCTGGATAAGAGCGGAAAACTGACGGAGAATATAATGAAGGTTTCCATGACCGGAGTGGACAGCAAAGGCAAAACCCACACCATCACGCTGACCTTCTCGGCAGAAATTACAGATTACGGTAATGCACAGGTTGAACCTTTTGATCCGACCGGCAAGACAAAGATGAACTAGTAAATGGCTGGGGCTTAGTCAAACTAGTGGAAATGGAATGATTAAATTGGTTCAGGCAGGCAGGCCCAAGTAAAGGCCTGCCTTGCGCTGGTGCCGCAGGAGAGAAGGGAACGGATACATGGAAAAAATACTTGAAGTGGAGGGACTGACCAAGCTATATAAAAATGGAAGAGGCGTACGGAATATCAGCTTTTCCATTGAAAAGGGCGATGTGGTAGGCCTGTTGGGACCAAATGGTTCTGGCAAGACCACCATTATGAAAACCATCATGGGCTTGACTCACGGCAGTGAGCACAGTGTTACGGTGTTTGGTCACGATGTAGAGAGAGACGTGGAGACCACGTTGAAAAAGGTAGGGGGATTAATTGAACGGCCGGCTATTTTCGAGCAGATGTCCGCATTGGACAATCTGCGGATGATGGCCAGATATTATCCGGGGGTAGATGCCGCCCGGATTCAGCATGTGCTGGAGGTAGTCCGCATCAGCCAGTATCAGAAGGAGAAATGTGGGAAGTTCTCCCTGGGGATGAAGCAGCGGCTGGGATTGGCCTTAGCCATTCTGTCTGATCCGGAATTAGTGATTTTAGATGAACCCACCAACGGCTTGGATATTGAGGGTACGGTGGAGGTACGGGAAATCATCAAGAGAATGGCGGCGGAAAAAGGAACTTCCTTTTTAATTGCTAGTCATTTAGCTCCAGAGATTGAAAAGACCTGCAATAAGGTGGCTATCGTTCACGACGGCGAAATGTTGTCTTTTGAACCCATGGGGGAAGCGTTGCGTTTTAATCCTACTTTGGAGGATTATTTCTTATCCAAGGTAAAGGATAAACGCGGTTCCGTGCTGATTTAATCCAGCCATGGGAATTGTGGAGGATGCCCCTTCCGGCGGGCAGCAGCCTTTTTGGCAGGCTGGGCAAAAAAGGGAAACGGGAAATACAGGAGGAATGTTTGGTGAGAACCTTTACGGCAAGTTTAAAAAATGAATTGATGAAAATTTCTAAGAGAAAGAAATTTTTAATATTGTTGATTATAGAAATATTGATCTGTCTTTTGTGCGGCGGTATCAATTACCTTATAGGCAAGGCCTCTGCAGGCGCTATTTCAGCATCTTTGATGCTGTCCAACATGCCTATGAATATGCTGTCTTTTTTCATTCAGATTTATATACCGCTGATTATTTTCATGGCGGCTTGCGATCTGTTTGCACAGGAGGTGCAGGACGGAACGATTCGGGCCTCCTTTATGAGGCCGGTGAGTCGGTTTAAGCTGTATGTATCTAAACTTTCAGCAGTGACCATCATGTCGGTGGTGTATCTATTTGTGCTCTTTGTACTGACCACCATTATAAAACTGGTGGGGGGCAGTAATATGGCTTCCGCAGCAGGGCTTCTGGAAAGCTTTTTCGCTTATTTTCTAGATATATTCCCGCTGATTGTGCTGATTTTATTTACCGCTATGATAAATCAATTTTTAAATAGCCCATCGCTTTCTATCGTCTTATGCGTTATAATATATATCGGCTTATATATCTTGGGTATCGTGGTGCCTCAGAGCAGCGGTCTGCTCTTTACAGGTTATTTGGAATGGCATAACTTGTGGCTGGGCGTGACTCTGCCGGTGTTTTCCATGCTTTCTAAGATTGGCTTGCTTTTAGGCTATGGACTAGTCTTTGGCTGTATTGGATATTACTTATTTGAAAGAAAAGAAGTGTAAGATAGATGAAATCCTTAAGAGGCCGTTTTATCAAAACAACTATATGGGTGGCAATTATTTCAACAGCACTGGTGGTTCTGACCGCCTTGCTGTTGTTATTTGTTTATTCCGTCTGTGAACCCTATGGGTTTGAGCGGATTTGGATTGGTCTCAGCCGCTTGAAGGCCGAGAATCAGAGCGGCGGCCACTACTTTTTTGGTTATGTAATTCTGTGGGTGGTGACAGCCATCGGTGCAGTGCTCTTGACCAGCACCGTGGCTAGTGCCAGGCTGTTTGGCAATATGCTGCGGGCATTAAAGCATTTGCAAAAGGCGGCAGAAAAGATTAAAGACGGCAACTTAGATTTCGAGGTCATGGCTTGTGGAGAGCAGGAGCTCAATGACCTGTGCAACGCTTTTGATGAAATTCGCAAGACGTTGAAAGCTAATGCAGAAAAGGAACTGCGCAGCAAGGAAGAGCGGAGTATGCTCATGGCCAATTTGTCTCACGATATGCGGACCCCCATCACCACCATAAAAGGCTACTTGGAGGGCATCAAAGACGGAGTAGCCAATTCTCCTGAAAAGCTAGATAAATACTTGGACACCATCTACAGCAAGGCTATCGTTCTCCAAAAGCTGGTGGATAACATGGCGGAATATTCCGAGCTGGAGTTGGGGCGGATGCAGTATGCCTTTGAATTTATCAACATGACTCAGCTGCTGGGGGAATTGACTCAAGGCTATCAAGAAGAGGTGCAAGAACAGGGCTTGACTATGGAAATTAACATTCTGGAAGAGCAGCTGACTATTGTAGGGGACCGAGGGAAGTTGAAGCGAGTATTCGATAATTTAGTCTCAAATGCCATCAAGTATAACCGGGAAGCTGGCACCATTTCTGTGGGCATGGTTCAAGAGCGGAGAGGGGCGCTGATTTGCATCAGTGACACGGGAACGGGTATTCAGGAGAAGGATCAGAATAAGGTATTTGACGGATTTTTCCGGGGCGATGCTGCCAGAAGCAATATCAAGGGAAATGGACTGGGCTTGGGCATTTCCAAACAGATTATTGAAAGCCATCACGGAAAGATTTGGATTAAAAGCGAGCAAGGTGTAGGTACCGAGGTGTACATTTATCTGCCCCTGCGCAGTTATTAGCTGGAGAATGGAGGAGTATCATGAAGATTTTAGTCATCGAAGATGATAAGAGCATTGCGGAACTGGAACGGGATTATTTGGAAATAAACGGATATGAATGTGACCTGGCTGCCGACGGAATCCGCGGGCTGGAAATGGCTTTGACGGGGGACTATGCACTGATTATTCTAGATATTATGATTCCTGGAATGGATGGGTTTGAACTCTGTGCCCGTTTTCGAGAACAAAGCGATACACCAGTCATTCTTCTCTCCGCCAAGAAAGAAGATATTGATAAGGTTCGAGGTCTAGGCTTGGGCGCAGACGATTATATGACCAAGCCTTTTAGTCCCAATGAGCTCATGGCCCGGGTCAAGAGTCACATTGGTCGTTATGAACGGCTGACGGGCAAAGATGGAGGCAAGAATGGCGGAAACCGGCTGCTGAAGATTCGGGAATTGGAGATTGACAAAGACAGCCGACGGGTATTCCTGGGCGGTGAGGAGAAAATTATGCCGGCCAAGGAATACGATTTGTTACTATTTTTAGCAGAGAATGCCAATCGGGTCTTTTCAAAAGAGCATATTTTTGATAGAATTTGGGGTATGGATGCCATTGGTGACGTATCGACAGTCACCGTACACATCCGGCGACTCCGAGAAAAGATTGAGAAGGATATGGACAATCTTCAATATATCGAGACTGTCTGGGGAGTGGGCTATAGATTTAAAGGATAGGAAGTATTGAACCATGATAAAATTCAGAGCAGTAATCGCACTTTGTTGTTGTATTGTCTTTGCCGTGTCCGGTGTGTTTGTCAGTTATGCAGCTGATCAGGAGGGAGAAACAAAAGAGCCCAGCCATTTATATATACCCATACTCATGTACCACCATTTTGTGAAGGAACCGGTGAAAGGGGCTATGGGTGCCACCATTACCGAGGAAAAGTTTCAGGAAGATATGAACTATCTGGCGAACAATAAGTATACCCCCTTGCTGCCTCAGGATTTAAAGGCTATTCTGGCGGGTAAAAAAACGATGCCGAAAAATCCCATCATGATTACTTTTGACGATGGGTATGAATCGGTCTATAACATTGCGTACCCTATTTTGGAGAAGACAGGCATGAAAGCGACGGTCTTTGCCATCGTGGCCAGCGTGGAGAGTCCAAAGAAAGCGGAGATTAAGAAGCTGAGTTGGGAGCAGATGGCAAAAATGTATGGAAGCGGTCTGGTGGACATCCAGAGCCATTCCTACAACTTACATAATCAAGACTTGAAAGGTCAGTATAAGAAGTTTCAGATTAACGGCATCCAGCGAGGAATCATCGAGTGTCAGGCCCAGTACGAACTCCGGGTGGAGGAGGATATCGTCAAGAGTGTGGAGCTGATTGAGGCAAATATCGGCAATGAGGTCATTGCTTTTGCCTATCCTTACGGGGTTTACGATGACTGGGGTGTGGAGCTTTTGAAGCAAAACGGGATTCTCTTTGGCTTTGGTACGGTCTACGGAGCAGGAGATTTAAAGGGAAATCTGTATTATCTGAATCGGTTTTCCGTAGGCATGAACACAGATTTAAGCGGTCTGCTGGAACAGTAAAGAAAGGGCCTCTGAGATTGGCACAGCCGGTCTCAGAGATTTTTTGTGGGGGAGAATGTGAATGAAATCCTTTAGGACAATGTGCATTGCTATTGTAATGGCCCTAAGTATTGCTTGGGCTGTGCCTGTAAACGCAGCAGAACGGGTGACAGGAGCTGACGTGTTATCGGTTGAGACAGCCCGTGAGGCTGACAGCCATTCCATTCAAGTGGATGTTGACGGCAATTTCGTCGCTTTCACGGCCGAAACAGGCTATCCCTATGTAGATGAACGACAGCGGACTTTAGTGCCGCTGCGGGCAGCTATGGAGGCTCTGGGCTGCCAAGTCAGCTGGGAGTCCGCCAATGCTACGGCTCGGCTGGAAAAGGATGGCATACAGGTAAGCGTGCCCGTCGGCGAGAGCTACATCCGTAAAGGAGATATGGATCTCTTTATGGACACCAAATCCGTGCTGGAAAATGGACGAGTTTATCTGCCCATTCGAGCTGTAGCAGAGGCCTTTGGTGCAGAGGTTCAATGGAATCAAGAGACGAAGACTGTCTTGATTACGCCTGTCGATTCAAAGCATCAAACAATCAGCATTCACTTTATTGACGTGGGTCACGGGGATGCCATCCTCATCGATGATGGTACCTACGAAGTGCTCATCGATGCAGGGACGACCTCTAGCGGAGGTATTGTTTCGGATTATATCCGCCCATACGTAGACGGCAGCATCGACTTGTTAATCGCTACCCACGGGCATCAGGACCACGTGGGCGGTATCCCCCGTATATTGGAAGACTATCAGGCGGACCGAATCATTGAAAGCGGCTCTTCTGTCAATACACCGGAATGGAAGGCCTATAAGGCAGCCCTGGAGCAGGAACCAGACTGTCAGGTCGGCGTAGTAGAGGACGAGATTATCGAATTGCCTGAAGGCGCGGAGCTGCGGATTATCAAACCACCAGGGGGTCAGGCTCTGGAGAACAACAACAGCATTGCGGCGCTGTTGACTTATCAAGGGGTGTCTACGTTATTTACAGGTGACAGCCAGTCTGAAGAGGAGGAATTTCTCGCCCAGCAGGTGGGAAAGGTAGATGTCTTTAAGGGCGGGCATCACGGTTCCTACAACGCGAACAGTTCGCTGCTGCTGGAAAAGATTCGTCCCCAATATATTGTTATTTCTGCTGGAAAAGGGGTGGGCTATACGCATCCTCATGCATCGGCTTTAAAGCGCATGTTCAGCGTCGGGGCTACCGTCTACGGTACGTTTAAGTCCGGTACGATTATCATGAAGACCGATGGACGATCTTACAGCTTTGAAACAGCAGCAAAACCGCTGATTCCCTTGGAGATAAAAGATGCGGGAACTTATCAGAAGAATATCTGGTGAAGAACCCAGAAGGACGGTTGACACCAAGACCCCATATGATACAATTTGTATCATATGGGGTCTGTTTATTTTTTGGAAGAGGAGGATTCGATGGTTTTATATTTTAGCGGTACTGGAAACAGCCAGTTTGTAGCAATCCAGCTAGCGGAGATAATAAAAGATGAGGTCGTCTCAATTAATTCATATTTAAAGAACGGGAAGAGGGGTTCCTTTCAGTCAGAGAAACCGTTGGTATTTGTAGCTCCAACATATTCTTGGCGAATGCCCAAGGTGGTAGAGCAGTGGATTTTGGCGGCAGACTTCCAGGGGAATCGAAACACTTATTTTATATTGACTTGCGGAGACAGTTGCGGAAACGCCGCCGTTTATGCAGAAAAGCTTTGTGTAAAAAAAGGATTACAGTTTTGCGGGCTTTCCCCAGTGCTCATGCCTGAAAATTATTTAGCGATGTTCCCAACGCCCAGTGAAGCAGAATGTCTGCGGATTGTGGAAAAATCCAAACCCTGCGTGGCCGCCCTTGCAGGGCAAATACAGTCGGCTGAACCGTTTAATCCGCTGTCCGTTTCTTTTGCCGGCAAGTTGGAAAGCGGCCCTGTTAATCCCTTGTTTTACAGGTTCTTTGTGCAGGATAAAGGGTTTACCGTATCAGATGACTGCATTTCCTGCAAAAAATGTGCACAGCGATGTCCTTTAAACAACGTTGAACTAAAGAGCGGTAAACCTGTATGGAAAGGCCATTGCACACACTGTATGGCTTGTATCGGAGGATGTCCCACGAAGGCCATTGAATATAAGTCCAAATCAAAGGGACAGCACCGCCATTATATCATGAATGATTCGTTGTGCTGGGGA
The genomic region above belongs to Aminipila butyrica and contains:
- a CDS encoding acyl-CoA thioesterase; its protein translation is MNNRQLTMSQVMLPHQANVAGNVHGGEIMKFMDTTAGAVAIRYSKSNCVTARVDELEFHLPIFVGALVTCTATVVYVGRTSMEVFVNVEVEDLESASGPQKALSAYFTMVAMGRNGKPQNVPPYEPVTEDEIREHDAAQVRIADRQAKKKKK
- a CDS encoding cation diffusion facilitator family transporter; the encoded protein is MNSKLHFEKRILTISMVGSILFMLAEGVMAYVTRSNSILMDCLFDFADLIMIGPFLLLIPLLYKPVTEKRPYGYSQVESLFVIIKCCILLVIIAQLVMYSVQVILRGGNRVDGGLIAAFEIGLSAGCIAIYTLLRHYNKSFSSPSIKADLYMWRMDIISSLGVGLAFLAQGPMRGTPLAGFIPYVDPLVAIAMALFFIVEPVKMMIGGIRDLILFAPEEPIVEEIRQIINRHLENYPYTISFLDVIQTGRKAWVEVYLKADEDQIRISQLQQAHGEIKRELRQHFEQIYVELIPDSSEAGGH
- the larC gene encoding nickel pincer cofactor biosynthesis protein LarC, producing the protein MKKTLYLECYSGISGDMTIGALLDLGADRDHLQQTLDSLSVGGYHLHFGRTQKSGIDAYDFSVHLEEVGNQPQGQSHGMSLSGHGHKGKEHSHAHPHNSVQGQGSQHHVHRHLSDIEALIDGMKATEQVKQLSTKIFHIVAEAEAAVHGLPIQEVHFHEVGAIDSIVDILGTAICIDNLAIDQVIVSPLREGQGFVRCEHGLMPVPAPATARILAEHGLKLQLTDNQGEMVTPTGAAIAAALDSGKSLPTHYRIQKIGMGAGKKDFKQANILRAMLIEEVDVQEQGEAGLDKTESDQMWKLESNLDDCSGEALGFTLERLMEAGAADAWYTPIYMKKNRPAYTLQVLCGEEKRAELEHLIFFHTTTVGIRRVKMERTILKREMRQVETPYGPVSVKVCDHGSAQYVYPEYEDLRQICLEHQKNYQEVYQEVLRCSKER
- a CDS encoding DUF3888 domain-containing protein, which gives rise to MKRQLIVILIFLFLCGLYGYGKQACSSTWVVSKETSSLQADSKIVLINTYLNYIQEASEDFYGEYFTISPTVAYYYVWVKEISSEQSIGSITFISTPFVGPHDTVGLDEISFTADYTGKVELKEFKHIKSYPLPEHLKSLMKQPIPGEYERL
- a CDS encoding HD domain-containing protein, translated to MEARKLLEALLVAEKLKDTTRHCYTSKGRQESVAEHSWMMTLMAFFMKDEFPEADMDKVIRMCIIHDLGECFTGDIPTFEKNQGHEQTEEKLLYSWIHSLPKKYETEMSELYEEMAVRKTVEAQIYKAIDSLEALIQHNLSHLSTWIPKEFELNLTYADDKVEFSDYLKSLRQAVREDTIKKIADAK
- a CDS encoding ABC transporter ATP-binding protein; translation: MEKILEVEGLTKLYKNGRGVRNISFSIEKGDVVGLLGPNGSGKTTIMKTIMGLTHGSEHSVTVFGHDVERDVETTLKKVGGLIERPAIFEQMSALDNLRMMARYYPGVDAARIQHVLEVVRISQYQKEKCGKFSLGMKQRLGLALAILSDPELVILDEPTNGLDIEGTVEVREIIKRMAAEKGTSFLIASHLAPEIEKTCNKVAIVHDGEMLSFEPMGEALRFNPTLEDYFLSKVKDKRGSVLI
- a CDS encoding ABC transporter permease, translated to MRTFTASLKNELMKISKRKKFLILLIIEILICLLCGGINYLIGKASAGAISASLMLSNMPMNMLSFFIQIYIPLIIFMAACDLFAQEVQDGTIRASFMRPVSRFKLYVSKLSAVTIMSVVYLFVLFVLTTIIKLVGGSNMASAAGLLESFFAYFLDIFPLIVLILFTAMINQFLNSPSLSIVLCVIIYIGLYILGIVVPQSSGLLFTGYLEWHNLWLGVTLPVFSMLSKIGLLLGYGLVFGCIGYYLFERKEV
- a CDS encoding sensor histidine kinase; its protein translation is MKSLRGRFIKTTIWVAIISTALVVLTALLLLFVYSVCEPYGFERIWIGLSRLKAENQSGGHYFFGYVILWVVTAIGAVLLTSTVASARLFGNMLRALKHLQKAAEKIKDGNLDFEVMACGEQELNDLCNAFDEIRKTLKANAEKELRSKEERSMLMANLSHDMRTPITTIKGYLEGIKDGVANSPEKLDKYLDTIYSKAIVLQKLVDNMAEYSELELGRMQYAFEFINMTQLLGELTQGYQEEVQEQGLTMEINILEEQLTIVGDRGKLKRVFDNLVSNAIKYNREAGTISVGMVQERRGALICISDTGTGIQEKDQNKVFDGFFRGDAARSNIKGNGLGLGISKQIIESHHGKIWIKSEQGVGTEVYIYLPLRSY
- a CDS encoding response regulator transcription factor; translation: MKILVIEDDKSIAELERDYLEINGYECDLAADGIRGLEMALTGDYALIILDIMIPGMDGFELCARFREQSDTPVILLSAKKEDIDKVRGLGLGADDYMTKPFSPNELMARVKSHIGRYERLTGKDGGKNGGNRLLKIRELEIDKDSRRVFLGGEEKIMPAKEYDLLLFLAENANRVFSKEHIFDRIWGMDAIGDVSTVTVHIRRLREKIEKDMDNLQYIETVWGVGYRFKG
- a CDS encoding polysaccharide deacetylase family protein, which codes for MIKFRAVIALCCCIVFAVSGVFVSYAADQEGETKEPSHLYIPILMYHHFVKEPVKGAMGATITEEKFQEDMNYLANNKYTPLLPQDLKAILAGKKTMPKNPIMITFDDGYESVYNIAYPILEKTGMKATVFAIVASVESPKKAEIKKLSWEQMAKMYGSGLVDIQSHSYNLHNQDLKGQYKKFQINGIQRGIIECQAQYELRVEEDIVKSVELIEANIGNEVIAFAYPYGVYDDWGVELLKQNGILFGFGTVYGAGDLKGNLYYLNRFSVGMNTDLSGLLEQ
- a CDS encoding stalk domain-containing protein, whose product is MKSFRTMCIAIVMALSIAWAVPVNAAERVTGADVLSVETAREADSHSIQVDVDGNFVAFTAETGYPYVDERQRTLVPLRAAMEALGCQVSWESANATARLEKDGIQVSVPVGESYIRKGDMDLFMDTKSVLENGRVYLPIRAVAEAFGAEVQWNQETKTVLITPVDSKHQTISIHFIDVGHGDAILIDDGTYEVLIDAGTTSSGGIVSDYIRPYVDGSIDLLIATHGHQDHVGGIPRILEDYQADRIIESGSSVNTPEWKAYKAALEQEPDCQVGVVEDEIIELPEGAELRIIKPPGGQALENNNSIAALLTYQGVSTLFTGDSQSEEEEFLAQQVGKVDVFKGGHHGSYNANSSLLLEKIRPQYIVISAGKGVGYTHPHASALKRMFSVGATVYGTFKSGTIIMKTDGRSYSFETAAKPLIPLEIKDAGTYQKNIW